In the genome of Candidatus Omnitrophota bacterium, one region contains:
- a CDS encoding undecaprenyl/decaprenyl-phosphate alpha-N-acetylglucosaminyl 1-phosphate transferase — protein sequence MALSLLPYILVPFFIVLAATALVLRFSFRLGIVAVPRDDRWNKKPTSLLGGAGIFLGFAASYFILCRPDLYDGMPFLLGATGMFLTGILDDKFSLSVLFKITLQFISVLAFFFFSGYFNLSGAHFFGVIFLALLLWVAGVTNALNLLDNMDGLACGIAAIAGIFFALILWQAAYSFAAGVLFGWLPGAQVYIALIICGCALGFLFYNFNPAKIFMGNSGSMFLGYSLAVLALSAAFSAKDIFQVVAIPVMVLIVPLFDTFFVAITRALERRPIYKGGIDHLSHRLARLGLSDKKVTLIFYAIAVFFGALAFGYSVRPSFIIVAVSGAGVLAMGLSGVFIFKATSRLS from the coding sequence ATGGCGCTTAGTTTATTACCATATATATTGGTTCCGTTTTTTATCGTTTTGGCTGCTACTGCGCTGGTCCTAAGATTTTCCTTTAGGCTTGGCATTGTGGCTGTGCCCAGGGATGACCGCTGGAATAAAAAGCCTACATCTTTGTTGGGAGGAGCAGGGATTTTCTTAGGTTTCGCAGCTTCCTATTTTATTTTATGCCGGCCGGACTTGTATGATGGTATGCCATTTTTGCTGGGGGCAACAGGTATGTTTTTGACCGGCATATTGGATGATAAATTTTCCCTTAGCGTGCTATTTAAAATTACCCTGCAGTTTATTTCCGTGCTGGCATTTTTTTTCTTTTCCGGGTATTTTAATCTGTCAGGGGCGCATTTTTTTGGGGTAATCTTTTTGGCCCTGCTGTTGTGGGTGGCAGGAGTAACCAATGCCTTGAATTTGCTTGATAATATGGATGGGCTTGCTTGCGGGATTGCGGCTATAGCAGGCATATTCTTTGCGCTTATATTGTGGCAGGCCGCGTATTCCTTTGCGGCGGGTGTTCTTTTTGGGTGGCTTCCGGGCGCGCAAGTTTATATAGCGCTTATCATCTGCGGGTGCGCTTTGGGTTTTCTTTTTTATAATTTTAATCCGGCAAAAATATTCATGGGTAATTCCGGAAGCATGTTTTTAGGGTATTCTTTGGCGGTTCTTGCTTTATCTGCAGCCTTTAGCGCTAAAGATATATTCCAAGTTGTAGCTATCCCTGTGATGGTGTTAATCGTGCCTTTGTTTGATACTTTTTTTGTGGCGATTACCCGCGCGTTAGAGCGCCGCCCGATATATAAAGGCGGGATAGACCATCTTTCGCACCGTTTGGCAAGATTAGGTTTGTCTGATAAAAAAGTAACATTGATTTTTTACGCGATAGCCGTGTTTTTTGGGGCGCTGGCGTTTGGCTATTCTGTCCGCCCAAGTTTTATTATTGTTGCGGTTTCTGGCGCAGGTGTTTTGGCAATGGGATTATCAGGAGTTTTTATTTTTAAAGCAACATCAAGGCTAAGTTAA
- a CDS encoding sugar nucleotide-binding protein translates to MRKKALIIGNGYIGKRLQDALDCPISDKRISCYQDIAQELARYKPDVLINCIGKVGRNVDQCELDIDQTLSANTFVPLILAEAAVRHKVKLVHISSGCIFHYDYKKNIPITENRPPDFLDLFYSRSKIYSENALFALMKQFPFLVLRIRVPLDNIPDPRNLLTKLIGYRKAIDLPNSVTYIPDFLQAVKHLIMRKCNGVYNVVNRGALCYPDLLDEYRKYFPEFQYEKVKFKSLGLVRTNLVLSCRKLESTGFKMRQIKAVLPECVREYVHGA, encoded by the coding sequence ATGAGAAAAAAAGCGCTTATTATCGGTAACGGTTATATCGGAAAAAGGCTTCAAGATGCCCTGGATTGCCCTATTTCAGATAAAAGAATATCTTGTTATCAGGATATTGCGCAAGAGTTGGCCCGCTATAAGCCGGATGTCCTTATTAATTGCATTGGCAAGGTTGGCAGGAATGTTGACCAGTGCGAATTGGATATAGATCAGACGCTTTCAGCAAATACTTTTGTTCCTTTGATTCTAGCGGAGGCTGCAGTAAGACATAAAGTAAAACTGGTGCATATAAGTAGCGGCTGTATTTTTCATTATGATTATAAGAAGAATATTCCTATAACTGAAAATCGTCCTCCTGATTTCCTGGATCTGTTTTACAGCCGCAGTAAGATTTATTCTGAAAACGCGCTTTTTGCGTTAATGAAACAGTTCCCGTTTTTAGTATTAAGAATTAGGGTTCCCTTAGATAATATACCTGATCCGCGTAATCTTTTAACTAAGCTAATAGGTTATCGCAAGGCAATAGACCTGCCCAATTCCGTCACCTATATCCCGGATTTTCTTCAAGCGGTGAAGCATCTAATCATGCGTAAGTGTAATGGCGTTTATAATGTAGTAAATCGGGGCGCGCTTTGTTATCCGGATTTGCTTGATGAATACCGGAAATATTTTCCAGAATTCCAATACGAAAAAGTTAAATTCAAAAGTTTAGGCCTTGTGCGTACAAATCTTGTTTTGTCCTGCCGGAAGCTGGAATCAACGGGCTTTAAAATGCGCCAAATCAAAGCGGTATTGCCGGAATGCGTTAGAGAGTATGTCCATGGCGCTTAG
- the gap gene encoding type I glyceraldehyde-3-phosphate dehydrogenase — protein MAVKVGINGFGRIGRLVARAILEKKNTSLELVAVNDLTDAKSNAYLFKYDSVHGRFNGDVKAGEDSIIVDGKVIKVLAKKDPVELPWKDLGVDIVIESTGLFTIKKDGVNKKGKEVRGAESHITKGGAKKVIISAPAEGEDITIVMGVNEDKYDPKNHNVVSNASCTTNCLGPIAKVMNDRWGIEKGLMTTIHSYTNDQKIQDMAHSDLRRARAAAVSMIPTSTGAAKAIGLVIPELKGKLDGFAMRVPTPNVSVVDLTCSMLKKVSAEELNAAFKEASDGAMKGILGITMDPVVSVDFNHCLLSSIVDGLSTKVIQDNFVKVLSWYDNEWGYSNRVVDLAEFMVKKGL, from the coding sequence ATGGCAGTGAAAGTCGGTATTAATGGTTTCGGAAGGATAGGCCGTTTGGTGGCCCGGGCGATCTTGGAAAAAAAGAATACCAGCCTTGAACTTGTCGCGGTCAATGATTTGACTGATGCCAAATCCAACGCGTATCTTTTTAAATATGATTCAGTCCACGGCCGTTTTAACGGTGATGTCAAAGCGGGCGAGGATTCAATTATAGTGGACGGAAAGGTAATAAAAGTTTTGGCGAAAAAAGACCCGGTAGAGCTTCCTTGGAAGGACTTAGGGGTTGATATCGTAATTGAATCAACCGGACTTTTTACAATTAAAAAAGACGGGGTAAATAAAAAAGGCAAGGAAGTAAGGGGCGCGGAGAGCCATATTACCAAAGGCGGGGCCAAAAAAGTTATAATTTCCGCTCCAGCCGAAGGCGAAGATATTACTATTGTTATGGGGGTTAATGAAGATAAATACGACCCTAAGAATCACAATGTAGTTTCTAATGCTTCCTGCACCACGAATTGCCTTGGGCCTATTGCTAAGGTAATGAATGACAGATGGGGGATTGAAAAGGGTTTGATGACTACGATTCACTCCTATACTAATGACCAAAAGATTCAGGATATGGCGCATTCAGACTTGCGCCGTGCCCGAGCTGCCGCAGTATCCATGATTCCTACTTCAACCGGGGCTGCTAAAGCCATCGGCCTTGTTATTCCGGAATTAAAAGGAAAACTGGACGGATTTGCCATGCGTGTTCCCACGCCTAATGTATCAGTTGTGGATTTAACCTGCTCCATGCTTAAAAAAGTAAGCGCGGAAGAGTTAAATGCCGCGTTTAAAGAGGCTAGTGATGGCGCAATGAAGGGGATTTTAGGCATTACTATGGACCCGGTGGTTTCTGTTGATTTTAACCACTGCTTGCTTTCTTCTATTGTGGACGGCTTAAGCACTAAAGTAATACAGGATAATTTTGTTAAGGTGCTTTCCTGGTATGATAACGAATGGGGTTATTCCAACCGGGTAGTGGACTTAGCAGAATTTATGGTTAAAAAAGGCCTATAA
- the galT gene encoding galactose-1-phosphate uridylyltransferase, which yields MPQLRRDPIVGRWVIVETDKPHKPEDYAHEQYIQKPGNCPFCYGNENQTPAEIEAFRYPDSQPNSSGWQVRVIPNKFPALQIEGDLDRRGNGIYDLSNGIGAHEVLIETPYHAKDLCDLSQEEIERIIAMYCHRINDLTHDHRFKYIMLFRNYGPAAGASLEHPHTQLVALPMVPKNVMEELSGAKAYYDYRERCVFCDVIRQELEDKQRIILENKHFACFCPFVSRFPFEIWITPKHHKGHFCQMTQEELPEFCAILKDTITKIKKIFPNLSYNFIVHSSPINGDSEVESYHWHLEFMPKLTRVAGFEWGTGFYYVATSPETAAQYLKSV from the coding sequence ATGCCGCAATTAAGAAGAGATCCGATTGTGGGAAGATGGGTTATTGTGGAGACGGATAAACCGCATAAGCCCGAAGATTACGCCCATGAACAGTATATTCAGAAACCCGGAAATTGCCCGTTTTGCTACGGCAACGAAAATCAGACCCCTGCGGAAATAGAGGCATTTCGTTATCCGGACAGCCAGCCGAATTCTTCAGGTTGGCAGGTAAGGGTTATCCCGAATAAATTCCCGGCGCTGCAGATAGAAGGGGATTTGGATAGAAGAGGAAATGGTATTTATGATCTTTCTAATGGCATTGGGGCGCATGAGGTTTTGATAGAAACACCCTATCACGCTAAGGACCTTTGTGATCTTTCCCAAGAGGAAATAGAGCGGATTATTGCCATGTATTGCCACAGGATTAATGATTTGACTCATGACCACCGCTTCAAGTATATCATGCTTTTTAGAAACTATGGCCCGGCGGCAGGGGCCTCATTAGAGCATCCCCATACGCAGCTCGTAGCTCTTCCTATGGTGCCTAAAAACGTTATGGAGGAGTTGTCAGGGGCGAAGGCATATTATGATTACAGAGAGCGTTGTGTTTTCTGCGATGTTATCCGTCAAGAGCTTGAGGATAAGCAAAGGATTATCCTGGAAAATAAGCATTTTGCTTGCTTTTGCCCGTTTGTTTCACGGTTCCCTTTTGAAATATGGATAACGCCAAAGCACCATAAGGGGCATTTTTGCCAGATGACCCAGGAGGAGTTGCCAGAATTCTGCGCGATATTAAAGGATACAATTACAAAGATTAAGAAAATATTTCCCAATTTATCGTATAACTTTATTGTTCATAGTTCTCCTATTAATGGTGATTCTGAAGTGGAAAGTTATCACTGGCACTTGGAATTTATGCCTAAGTTAACGCGGGTAGCTGGTTTTGAATGGGGCACAGGTTTTTACTACGTAGCAACCTCGCCGGAGACAGCCGCGCAATATTTAAAATCGGTTTAA
- a CDS encoding DUF4931 domain-containing protein, which produces MPELRKDPVLGRWVIIATERSRRPDQFTSTVSDSHPEEPCPFCEGQESHTPAEICSIRYKNSNPNTPGWDVRVVPSITPFLRIEGDLDRRGKGMYDLMNATGAHEVVIETNQHIANIADLPEDQIAKVIQTYINRVNDLEKDTRLKYVLVFKNYGWVAGAGRIKHSRSQLIATPVNPKRVKEELVGARKYYDYHERCVFCDLIKQELEAKDRLILDFDGFIAVAPFAARFPFEIWILPKKHSCDFVNLDMHERINLARILKIVLSKLKKGLNDPPYNYVIHTAPFRRQKTGYWKSIDNDYHWHIEIMPRLTRMAGFEWGTGFYICPLPPENAAQFLREVQV; this is translated from the coding sequence ATGCCAGAACTAAGAAAAGATCCTGTATTAGGAAGATGGGTGATTATTGCCACCGAACGCTCAAGGCGTCCGGATCAGTTTACAAGCACTGTTTCCGATTCTCATCCGGAAGAGCCTTGTCCTTTTTGCGAAGGCCAGGAATCTCACACCCCTGCGGAAATATGCTCTATTCGTTATAAAAACTCAAACCCTAACACCCCGGGATGGGATGTGCGCGTTGTTCCCAGCATCACGCCTTTCTTGCGCATTGAGGGAGATTTAGACCGCCGCGGTAAAGGCATGTATGATTTAATGAATGCCACCGGGGCCCACGAAGTAGTCATAGAAACCAATCAGCATATTGCCAATATCGCTGACCTGCCCGAGGATCAGATTGCTAAAGTTATCCAAACTTATATAAACCGGGTCAATGATCTTGAAAAAGACACCCGCTTGAAATATGTTTTGGTTTTTAAGAATTACGGATGGGTAGCCGGCGCCGGAAGGATAAAACATTCGCGTTCGCAGTTGATCGCTACTCCGGTTAACCCGAAAAGGGTAAAAGAAGAATTGGTCGGGGCAAGGAAGTATTATGATTATCACGAGCGCTGTGTTTTCTGTGATTTAATAAAGCAAGAGCTGGAGGCGAAAGACCGGCTGATCCTTGATTTTGACGGTTTTATCGCGGTTGCGCCTTTTGCCGCGAGGTTTCCTTTTGAGATTTGGATTTTGCCTAAAAAGCATTCCTGTGATTTTGTTAATTTGGATATGCATGAGCGCATTAATTTGGCCAGGATTTTAAAAATAGTCTTATCCAAACTTAAAAAAGGCTTGAACGACCCGCCGTATAACTATGTTATCCATACGGCTCCATTCCGCAGGCAGAAAACCGGGTATTGGAAAAGCATTGATAACGACTATCACTGGCATATTGAAATTATGCCGCGCTTAACGCGTATGGCGGGTTTTGAATGGGGGACAGGTTTTTATATCTGTCCGCTTCCTCCTGAAAACGCTGCCCAATTCTTAAGAGAGGTGCAAGTATAA
- the fmt gene encoding methionyl-tRNA formyltransferase, producing the protein MRIIFLGSAGFAVPSLEMLIDSKHEISCVVTQPDRKKGRGQKISPVAVKQAAIERAIEVFSPEDINAAESVSLLKSKKADLFIVIAYGQILSQEILDIPKVMPINLHASLLPAYRGAAPINWAIINQERTTGVTVMKITLKMDSGPVILKQEIKILDSDNAMSLSEKLSLEGSRLLSRALDLISSGKYDLLPQDDKKASYAPKLKKSHGQINWEKSAEEISHLIRGCLPWPTAFTYLKGHLLKIEQAQAVHCVSKRADLAFGAVEAITKDGILVKCGMGCLLIKKLKPEGKRLMSSAEFTAGHKLIVGDIFSVT; encoded by the coding sequence ATGCGTATTATTTTTCTAGGAAGCGCTGGATTTGCCGTCCCATCTTTAGAAATGCTTATTGACTCTAAGCATGAAATTTCCTGCGTGGTCACCCAGCCGGACAGAAAAAAAGGCAGAGGACAGAAAATTTCGCCTGTGGCAGTTAAGCAGGCGGCGATAGAGCGCGCAATAGAGGTTTTTTCTCCCGAAGACATCAATGCCGCGGAATCCGTAAGTTTGCTTAAGTCTAAAAAAGCCGATCTTTTTATTGTTATTGCCTACGGCCAAATATTAAGCCAGGAAATACTGGATATCCCTAAGGTAATGCCGATTAATTTACACGCTTCTCTTCTTCCCGCATATCGCGGAGCTGCGCCAATTAACTGGGCGATCATTAACCAGGAGAGAACAACAGGGGTTACAGTGATGAAAATCACCCTTAAAATGGATTCCGGCCCCGTGATCCTTAAGCAAGAAATCAAGATCTTAGATTCAGATAACGCCATGAGTTTAAGTGAAAAGCTTTCCCTGGAAGGCTCAAGGCTTTTGTCGCGCGCGTTAGATTTGATTTCTTCGGGTAAATACGATCTTCTGCCGCAGGATGATAAAAAAGCCAGCTATGCCCCGAAATTAAAAAAAAGCCATGGGCAGATAAATTGGGAGAAATCTGCTGAAGAAATAAGCCATCTGATCCGCGGTTGCCTTCCCTGGCCAACAGCTTTTACTTATCTTAAGGGCCATTTATTGAAAATTGAGCAAGCCCAAGCCGTTCATTGCGTATCTAAAAGAGCGGATTTAGCTTTTGGGGCAGTAGAAGCTATAACCAAAGACGGGATTTTGGTAAAATGCGGCATGGGATGCCTTTTGATCAAGAAGCTTAAGCCAGAAGGCAAGAGGCTTATGAGTTCTGCAGAATTTACAGCTGGGCACAAGCTTATTGTTGGGGATATTTTTAGCGTAACATAA
- the priA gene encoding primosomal protein N': MKNNSYAKIVFPLAIEGPFDYLVPEDLRAQISIGSRVWVELRGKKALGYVVGLSSVSSIPNIKPIKCLLDKKPILDQGGLLLARKIADYYCCSWGEAIDTSLPQEIRKGRSVDFVDILRKPQNPDQFQAELLLDMTGQKRWEVYFAEMRNKLQEARGVIFLVPDMQALELAAKLIKANINDEFVVSCRNKPGQLKDWIRVKEGKVKLVVGVRSACFAPVDNLGLIIVDEEQDFSYKQDQVPHYHAVGVSLMRAKIQGAKVILSSRVVSLESYFLCQQGQIKYRVLSDLSSVKTQVKIFDTRNLSDYSRIKHPIFARYILDLIANHLDRKEKVLIFLDRKGFATFAFCPNCGRVIKCPRCQTNLVLHFKENILKCHHCVYKIAVPGVCEACKSSYIRYRGFGLEKIESELSRIFPKAKIRLCERLDPDENLSEDIVLSTEVITRHSAGRFAFTVALQMDSILNQLDFRSKEKAFRILAGLLTMTDKDLIVPTSLPGNFCYKAIQNKDFGMFMEHELAERKDMDFPPYRHFAAVKLRGKLQDKVKQAGEDLSGMLKQAGETIEVVSSTNVPNIKLRGNYHWQVLFKADDPYKATALLKKNLKSFKHSGIIVTVDMDIA, translated from the coding sequence GTGAAAAATAATTCTTACGCGAAAATAGTTTTCCCTTTGGCTATTGAAGGCCCGTTTGATTATCTGGTGCCTGAAGATTTGCGCGCGCAAATAAGCATTGGTTCAAGGGTCTGGGTAGAGTTGCGCGGCAAGAAGGCTTTAGGTTATGTTGTGGGCTTGTCTTCAGTTTCCAGCATACCGAATATAAAGCCGATAAAATGCCTACTTGACAAAAAGCCCATTCTAGATCAGGGCGGCCTTCTTTTAGCCCGCAAGATCGCTGATTATTATTGCTGTTCTTGGGGAGAGGCCATTGATACAAGCCTGCCGCAGGAGATAAGAAAAGGAAGAAGCGTTGATTTTGTTGATATTCTGCGTAAACCGCAAAATCCTGATCAGTTTCAGGCAGAACTTTTATTGGATATGACAGGGCAAAAGCGCTGGGAGGTTTATTTCGCAGAGATGAGAAATAAATTACAAGAAGCAAGAGGGGTAATCTTTCTTGTGCCGGATATGCAGGCGTTAGAGCTTGCCGCAAAGCTAATAAAAGCCAATATAAACGATGAATTTGTGGTTTCCTGCCGTAACAAACCCGGCCAGCTTAAGGATTGGATCAGGGTCAAAGAGGGCAAGGTCAAGCTTGTCGTCGGGGTAAGATCCGCGTGTTTTGCCCCGGTTGATAATTTAGGGCTTATTATCGTTGATGAAGAGCAGGATTTTTCCTATAAGCAGGATCAGGTTCCGCATTACCATGCTGTCGGGGTAAGCCTGATGCGCGCGAAGATCCAGGGCGCGAAGGTTATTTTATCAAGCCGGGTGGTTTCTTTAGAAAGTTATTTCTTGTGCCAACAGGGGCAAATAAAATACCGTGTTTTATCAGATCTTTCTTCGGTTAAAACCCAGGTTAAGATATTTGATACGCGCAATCTTTCAGATTACAGCCGTATTAAGCATCCTATTTTTGCCCGTTATATTTTAGATCTTATAGCTAACCATCTTGACAGAAAAGAAAAGGTGCTTATTTTTCTGGATCGCAAAGGTTTTGCTACCTTTGCCTTTTGCCCGAATTGCGGCAGGGTAATCAAGTGCCCTCGTTGCCAGACGAACTTAGTGCTGCATTTTAAAGAAAATATCCTGAAGTGCCATCATTGTGTTTACAAGATCGCTGTTCCGGGAGTCTGTGAAGCCTGCAAATCCAGCTATATCCGATATCGGGGATTTGGCCTTGAAAAGATCGAAAGTGAGCTATCCAGGATATTCCCCAAAGCCAAGATCAGATTATGTGAAAGATTGGATCCCGATGAAAATTTATCCGAAGATATTGTACTTTCTACCGAAGTTATTACGCGCCATTCTGCGGGCAGGTTCGCCTTTACGGTAGCTTTGCAGATGGACAGCATACTTAACCAACTGGATTTTCGTTCTAAAGAAAAGGCCTTTAGGATTTTAGCAGGGCTTCTAACCATGACTGACAAGGATTTAATAGTCCCGACTTCATTGCCGGGAAATTTTTGTTATAAAGCCATCCAGAATAAAGATTTTGGGATGTTCATGGAGCATGAGTTGGCAGAAAGAAAGGATATGGATTTTCCTCCTTACCGGCATTTTGCAGCGGTTAAATTAAGAGGTAAGCTTCAGGATAAGGTTAAACAAGCAGGAGAGGATTTATCTGGCATGCTAAAACAGGCAGGCGAAACAATAGAAGTTGTTTCTTCGACTAATGTGCCCAATATAAAATTGCGGGGCAATTACCATTGGCAGGTATTGTTTAAGGCCGACGACCCTTATAAGGCGACCGCGCTGTTGAAGAAAAATCTTAAAAGTTTCAAGCATTCAGGTATAATAGTAACAGTAGATATGGATATAGCGTAA
- a CDS encoding HAD family hydrolase — translation MKIKAVFLDRDGVINQYPGDFKYVTSPEEFHLLPGAGQAINKLNAAGFKVFVVSNQAGVGKGIYSQGTLDAITCGMEELLKKDGAVIDQVYYCTHTNEANCNCRKPKNGLVHMAVARMANYGKQLDLSKSYFVGDTIRDIETGKSSGVKTILVFSGKEKQDNKPNWHIQPDFTALDLPKAVEIILKEGAK, via the coding sequence ATGAAGATAAAGGCGGTATTTCTGGATCGCGACGGAGTGATCAATCAGTATCCGGGAGATTTTAAATATGTTACCTCTCCCGAAGAATTCCATCTTTTACCCGGGGCAGGCCAGGCAATAAACAAATTAAATGCCGCGGGGTTCAAGGTGTTTGTAGTTTCTAATCAGGCCGGAGTAGGAAAAGGGATCTATTCCCAAGGTACATTAGATGCGATCACCTGCGGGATGGAAGAACTTTTGAAAAAAGATGGCGCGGTTATTGATCAGGTTTACTATTGCACGCATACCAATGAAGCCAATTGCAACTGCCGCAAGCCCAAAAACGGGCTTGTGCATATGGCAGTAGCGCGCATGGCTAATTATGGCAAGCAGCTTGATCTATCCAAAAGCTATTTTGTCGGCGATACCATCCGGGATATAGAAACCGGGAAATCCTCCGGGGTAAAAACTATTCTGGTTTTTTCCGGAAAAGAAAAACAAGATAATAAGCCCAACTGGCATATCCAGCCTGATTTTACTGCTTTAGATCTGCCCAAGGCAGTAGAAATTATCCTGAAAGAAGGCGCAAAGTGA
- a CDS encoding DegT/DnrJ/EryC1/StrS family aminotransferase: protein MKIALVDLGLQHKKLKKDILRSVEKVIARGDFILGEDVKLFEQEFAKFCGSDYCVGVSSGTAALFLALSALGIKDGDEVIVPAFTYIATALAVSYTGARPVFVDVDEKTYNLNPSLLEKAITPKTKAVIPVHLYGQPACMPQIMRIAGKYNLKVIEDTAQAHGANMLMPDGKKHLCGSIGDIGCFSFYPSKNLGALGDGGAITTNSKQIYDKLNMLRDYGRASKYEHVMVGYNSRLDTLQAGILRYKLRKLQEWNNWRIKAAGWYNKLLSGIDGITTPFAQENSRHVYHVYAVQSHSRDKLSKYLSEKGIGVIVHYPIPVHLQKAYEGLGYKKGDFPVSEKLSERVLSLPLYPYITQSQVKKVVGTIKEVI, encoded by the coding sequence GTGAAGATTGCGCTTGTTGATTTAGGCCTGCAGCATAAGAAGCTTAAGAAAGATATCTTAAGATCAGTAGAAAAAGTTATCGCCAGAGGAGATTTTATCTTAGGCGAAGATGTGAAGCTTTTTGAGCAGGAGTTTGCAAAGTTTTGTGGCTCTGATTATTGTGTGGGGGTTAGTTCCGGCACGGCAGCTTTATTTTTGGCGTTAAGCGCTTTGGGCATAAAAGACGGCGATGAGGTGATCGTGCCTGCTTTTACTTATATTGCTACCGCTTTAGCGGTTTCTTACACCGGCGCAAGGCCTGTTTTTGTTGATGTTGACGAAAAAACTTATAATTTAAATCCATCGCTTTTGGAAAAAGCGATTACTCCAAAGACTAAAGCCGTAATCCCGGTGCATTTATACGGCCAACCGGCTTGTATGCCGCAGATTATGCGTATCGCCGGTAAATATAACTTAAAAGTTATTGAGGATACAGCACAAGCGCATGGCGCAAATATGCTTATGCCTGACGGTAAAAAACATCTCTGCGGCAGTATTGGCGATATCGGGTGTTTTAGTTTTTATCCCTCTAAGAATTTAGGGGCCTTAGGAGATGGCGGAGCGATTACTACTAATAGCAAGCAGATTTACGATAAATTGAACATGCTGCGCGATTATGGGCGAGCGTCTAAATATGAGCATGTAATGGTAGGTTACAATTCCCGCTTGGATACTTTGCAGGCCGGAATATTGCGTTACAAGCTAAGAAAGCTGCAAGAGTGGAATAATTGGCGCATCAAAGCGGCAGGCTGGTATAATAAATTGCTTTCCGGCATTGACGGCATAACTACTCCTTTTGCGCAGGAAAACAGCAGGCATGTTTATCATGTTTACGCGGTGCAATCTCATTCCAGAGATAAGCTGAGTAAGTATTTATCCGAAAAGGGGATCGGGGTTATTGTGCATTATCCTATTCCAGTGCATCTTCAGAAAGCATATGAGGGTTTAGGATATAAAAAGGGTGATTTTCCGGTTTCCGAGAAACTATCAGAGAGGGTTTTGTCTTTGCCGCTTTATCCTTACATCACACAAAGCCAAGTTAAAAAAGTTGTAGGCACCATAAAAGAGGTGATTTGA
- the waaF gene encoding lipopolysaccharide heptosyltransferase II, with translation MKNILIVNPFGIGDVLFTTGLARNLRSGFPDSRITYWCNQRVKEILELNPNIDDIIACSRGDLKKIFHASFLNGIKSLFSLCRLIRKKHFECVFDFSLDYRYSLLLKMLGVPKRIGFDYKNRGRFLTDKIKIQGYDALHAAEWYAQLLKFVGVKPDDNHLDLFVNDEDTKVAKKLISNAAKAPLAAIAVSSGASWGKRAYLKQWPEENFAELIDRLVSGLKAEVVLIGDVSEEKVAERIEKLLSNPVVNLCGKTTLRQLAAVINLSRAVIATDGGILHMARALNIPAVSIFGPVDERVYGPYPASEKYRVVKAQVPCRPCYRDFRIEDCQHNLKCLTNIKPDEVFENLRRIW, from the coding sequence ATGAAGAATATCTTGATAGTTAACCCTTTCGGGATAGGCGATGTTTTGTTTACCACTGGATTGGCGCGTAATTTACGCTCTGGTTTTCCCGATAGCCGTATTACATATTGGTGCAACCAAAGAGTAAAAGAAATCTTAGAGCTTAATCCCAATATTGATGATATCATTGCTTGCTCCCGGGGAGATTTAAAAAAGATCTTCCACGCTTCTTTTTTGAATGGCATAAAAAGCCTATTTTCTTTATGCCGGCTGATCAGAAAGAAGCATTTTGAATGCGTTTTTGATTTTTCATTGGACTATCGTTACAGCCTGTTGCTTAAAATGTTGGGAGTGCCTAAACGAATCGGGTTTGATTATAAGAATAGAGGCAGGTTTTTAACTGATAAGATTAAAATCCAAGGTTATGATGCTTTGCATGCGGCAGAGTGGTACGCGCAATTATTAAAGTTTGTGGGCGTTAAGCCCGATGACAATCATTTGGATCTATTTGTAAATGACGAAGATACTAAGGTTGCCAAGAAGCTTATTTCTAACGCCGCAAAAGCCCCTCTTGCGGCAATTGCCGTTTCCTCAGGGGCAAGTTGGGGCAAGAGAGCCTATTTAAAGCAATGGCCTGAAGAAAATTTCGCTGAATTAATAGACAGGTTGGTAAGTGGTTTAAAAGCAGAAGTGGTTTTAATCGGTGATGTTTCAGAAGAAAAGGTTGCTGAAAGAATAGAAAAACTTTTATCAAATCCCGTAGTTAATCTTTGCGGCAAGACAACTTTGCGGCAGTTAGCTGCGGTAATCAATCTATCGCGCGCGGTTATCGCGACAGACGGAGGGATCTTGCATATGGCAAGGGCATTAAATATTCCCGCGGTATCAATATTTGGGCCAGTTGACGAGCGTGTTTATGGGCCGTATCCGGCTTCGGAGAAATACCGCGTGGTAAAAGCTCAAGTTCCCTGCCGTCCCTGTTACCGTGATTTTCGCATAGAAGATTGTCAGCACAACTTAAAATGCTTAACGAATATTAAACCAGATGAGGTTTTTGAAAACTTGAGGAGGATTTGGTGA